A stretch of the Uranotaenia lowii strain MFRU-FL chromosome 3, ASM2978415v1, whole genome shotgun sequence genome encodes the following:
- the LOC129754665 gene encoding GATA zinc finger domain-containing protein 5-like, with protein MKLLGGHDDGGGRGAPIRSQDDAAVGYVFQRHPNETEFNQFAQKQSRWASGDDAIIDNQDKWKYNPTLTNNSTGGLLPPPTMASMTKSHQQAQQQQQQQITQQHQQQQQLPMINHPSQLANHLNHQNHLNQTMLNHTAMGNAAAAAAAAVSAGMPTMQMPMQGAGMYDHLHPPNVNVNGVVPKPPPGQEQLVFLGGGQQYGVLAPQNQYIPRNNAAVSCSIVF; from the exons ATGAAGCTGCTCGGTGGCCACGACGACGGGGGCGGACGGGGTGCCCCGATCCGGTCCCAGGACGACGCCGCCGTCGGTTACGTCTTCCAGCGGCACCCGAACGAAACCGAGTTCAACCAGTTCGCCCAGAAGCAGTCCCGGTGGGCTTCCGGTGACGACGCCATCATTGAT AACCAAGACAAATGGAAGTACAACCCGACGCTGACGAATAACAGTACCGGCGGGTTGTTGCCTCCTCCGACGATGGCCTCGATGACCAAATCCCACCAGCAggcacaacaacaacagcagcagcagatcACCCAgcaacatcaacagcaacagcagctgcCGATGATCAACCATCCGTCGCAGCTGGCCAATCATCTGAACCACCAGAACCATCTCAACCAGACAATGCTCAACCATACGGCGATGGGGAACGCGGCTGCTGCTGCGGCTGCCGCTGTCAGTGCTGGAATGCCCACGATGCAAATGCCGATGCAAGGTGCCGGCATGTATGATCATCTGCATCCGCCGAATGTCAATGTCAACGGGGTAGTGCCGAAACCTCCACCGGGACAGGAACAGCTCGTCTTCCTGGGCGGTGGTCAACAGTATGGCGTTTTGGCACCGCAAAATCAGTACATCCCCCGGAACAATGCCGCTGTAAGTTGTTCTAttgttttttaa